A single genomic interval of Gouania willdenowi chromosome 22, fGouWil2.1, whole genome shotgun sequence harbors:
- the c9orf72 gene encoding guanine nucleotide exchange factor C9orf72 homolog isoform X1 — MSSSCQPQSPAVAKSEVVVEGECPLLAATFAYWDNILGPRVRHIWTPKGDQVMFLSDGEVTFLANHTLNGEILRSAECGAIDVKFFVLAEKGVIIVSLIFDGELKGDKNTCALSIILPQTELAFYLPLHAICVLRLKHVIRRGRIWMQKGYNIISVLSLEIVSIMELLASMKTHSVPEEIDITDSVLNDDDIGDSCREDFLHKAISSHLQTCGSSIVVGSNPEKVNKIVRTLCLFLTPVERKCSRLCRSGSSFKYDTGLFVQGLLKDSTGSFVLPFRQVLYAPYPTTHIDVDINTVKQMPPCHEHSYNQRRYMRSELSALWKTDSEEEIAPDSVLHTDQAFTPDLNIFQDVLHQDTLVKSFIDETRLSSELCGSRLAQWEDEGLLIDVLFGTQVFMLRPGMSLRSSYLAQFLLLLHRKALTLLKYIEDETQKGKTPFRSLRNLKTDLDLKEEGDLNIIMAMAEKLRAGLHSFVFGKPLYTSMQERDVLATF, encoded by the exons ATGTCCAGCAGCTGCCAGCCACAATCTCCTGCCGTGGCAAAGTCTGAAGTCGTGGTTGAAGGAGAATGCCCGCTGCTGGCTGCCACCTTCGCCTACTGGGACAACATTCTGGGCCCAAGGGTGCGCCACATCTGGACTCCTAAAGGTGACCAGGTGATGTTCCTCAGTGATGGGGAGGTCACATTTCTAGCCAATCACACGCTGAATGGAGAGATTCTGCGGAGCGCCGAGTGTGGTGCCATTGACGTGAAGTTCTTCGTCCTGGCAGAGAAGGGCGTTATTATCGTGTCTCTCATTTTTGACGGAGAGCTGAAGGGGGACAAGAACACATGTGCCCTGTCCATTATTCTGCCTCAGACAGAGCTGGCCTTTTACCTGCCCCTGCACGCCATCTGTGTGCTGAGGCTGAAGCACGTCATCCGCAGGGGCCGCATATGGATGCAGaag GGTTACAACATCATCTCTGTGTTGAGCCTGGAGATTGTTTCTATCATGGAGCTGTTGGCCTCTATGAAGACACACAGTGTGCCCGAAGAGATAGAt ATCACAGACTCTGTGCTGAACGACGACGACATCGGGGACAGCTGCCGCGAGGATTTCCTCCACAA GGCCATCAGTTCTCACCTGCAGACGTGCGGCTCTTCCATCGTCGTCGGCAGCAACCCGGAGAAAGTAAATAAG ATTGTACGAACTTTGTGCCTCTTCCTCACGCCTGTAGAAAGGAAGTGCTCCCGCTTGTGCAGATCCGGCTCTTCCTTCAAATACGACACAGGCCTGTTTGTTCAGGGTCTGCTGAAG GATTCCACGGGCAGCTTCGTCCTACCGTTCCGCCAAGTGCTCTACGCGCCTTACCCCACCACTCACATCGACGTGGACATCAACACGGTCAAACAGATGCCCCCGTGCCACGAGCACTCCTACAACCAGCGACGGTACATGCGATCTGAGCTGAGTGCGCTCTGGAAGAcggacagtgaggaggaaatAGCTCCAGACTCAGTTCTTCACACAGACCAAGCGTTCACTCCAGACCT GAATATATTTCAAGATGTTCTGCATCAAGACACGTTGGTGAAGTCTTTTATAGATGAG ACACGTCTCAGCAGTGAGCTTTGCGGCTCAAGGTTAGCACAGTGGGAGGATGAAGGCCTGCTAATTGACGTCCTGTTTGGTACCCAGGTGTTCATGCTGAGGCCTGGCATGTCCCTGCGGAGCTCCTATCTGGCCCAgttcctgctgctgctccacaGGAAGGCCCTCACGCTGCTCAAGTACATCGAGGACGAAAC GCAGAAAGGGAAGACGCCGTTCCGGTCGCTGCGGAACCTGAAGACGGACCTGGACCTGAAGGAGGAAGGAGACCTGAACATCATCATGGCCATGGCTGAGAAGCTGAGGGCGGGGCTTCATTCCTTCGTGTTTGGGAAGCCTCTGTACACCAGCATGCAGGAGAGAGACGTGCTCGCCAccttctga
- the c9orf72 gene encoding guanine nucleotide exchange factor C9orf72 homolog isoform X2 yields the protein MSSSCQPQSPAVAKSEVVVEGECPLLAATFAYWDNILGPRVRHIWTPKGDQVMFLSDGEVTFLANHTLNGEILRSAECGAIDVKFFVLAEKGVIIVSLIFDGELKGDKNTCALSIILPQTELAFYLPLHAICVLRLKHVIRRGRIWMQKGYNIISVLSLEIVSIMELLASMKTHSVPEEIDITDSVLNDDDIGDSCREDFLHKAISSHLQTCGSSIVVGSNPEKVNKIVRTLCLFLTPVERKCSRLCRSGSSFKYDTGLFVQGLLKDSTGSFVLPFRQVLYAPYPTTHIDVDINTVKQMPPCHEHSYNQRRYMRSELSALWKTDSEEEIAPDSVLHTDQAFTPDLNIFQDVLHQDTLVKSFIDEVFMLRPGMSLRSSYLAQFLLLLHRKALTLLKYIEDETQKGKTPFRSLRNLKTDLDLKEEGDLNIIMAMAEKLRAGLHSFVFGKPLYTSMQERDVLATF from the exons ATGTCCAGCAGCTGCCAGCCACAATCTCCTGCCGTGGCAAAGTCTGAAGTCGTGGTTGAAGGAGAATGCCCGCTGCTGGCTGCCACCTTCGCCTACTGGGACAACATTCTGGGCCCAAGGGTGCGCCACATCTGGACTCCTAAAGGTGACCAGGTGATGTTCCTCAGTGATGGGGAGGTCACATTTCTAGCCAATCACACGCTGAATGGAGAGATTCTGCGGAGCGCCGAGTGTGGTGCCATTGACGTGAAGTTCTTCGTCCTGGCAGAGAAGGGCGTTATTATCGTGTCTCTCATTTTTGACGGAGAGCTGAAGGGGGACAAGAACACATGTGCCCTGTCCATTATTCTGCCTCAGACAGAGCTGGCCTTTTACCTGCCCCTGCACGCCATCTGTGTGCTGAGGCTGAAGCACGTCATCCGCAGGGGCCGCATATGGATGCAGaag GGTTACAACATCATCTCTGTGTTGAGCCTGGAGATTGTTTCTATCATGGAGCTGTTGGCCTCTATGAAGACACACAGTGTGCCCGAAGAGATAGAt ATCACAGACTCTGTGCTGAACGACGACGACATCGGGGACAGCTGCCGCGAGGATTTCCTCCACAA GGCCATCAGTTCTCACCTGCAGACGTGCGGCTCTTCCATCGTCGTCGGCAGCAACCCGGAGAAAGTAAATAAG ATTGTACGAACTTTGTGCCTCTTCCTCACGCCTGTAGAAAGGAAGTGCTCCCGCTTGTGCAGATCCGGCTCTTCCTTCAAATACGACACAGGCCTGTTTGTTCAGGGTCTGCTGAAG GATTCCACGGGCAGCTTCGTCCTACCGTTCCGCCAAGTGCTCTACGCGCCTTACCCCACCACTCACATCGACGTGGACATCAACACGGTCAAACAGATGCCCCCGTGCCACGAGCACTCCTACAACCAGCGACGGTACATGCGATCTGAGCTGAGTGCGCTCTGGAAGAcggacagtgaggaggaaatAGCTCCAGACTCAGTTCTTCACACAGACCAAGCGTTCACTCCAGACCT GAATATATTTCAAGATGTTCTGCATCAAGACACGTTGGTGAAGTCTTTTATAGATGAG GTGTTCATGCTGAGGCCTGGCATGTCCCTGCGGAGCTCCTATCTGGCCCAgttcctgctgctgctccacaGGAAGGCCCTCACGCTGCTCAAGTACATCGAGGACGAAAC GCAGAAAGGGAAGACGCCGTTCCGGTCGCTGCGGAACCTGAAGACGGACCTGGACCTGAAGGAGGAAGGAGACCTGAACATCATCATGGCCATGGCTGAGAAGCTGAGGGCGGGGCTTCATTCCTTCGTGTTTGGGAAGCCTCTGTACACCAGCATGCAGGAGAGAGACGTGCTCGCCAccttctga
- the c9orf72 gene encoding guanine nucleotide exchange factor C9orf72 homolog isoform X3, producing the protein MSSSCQPQSPAVAKSEVVVEGECPLLAATFAYWDNILGPRVRHIWTPKGDQVMFLSDGEVTFLANHTLNGEILRSAECGAIDVKFFVLAEKGVIIVSLIFDGELKGDKNTCALSIILPQTELAFYLPLHAICVLRLKHVIRRGRIWMQKGYNIISVLSLEIVSIMELLASMKTHSVPEEIDITDSVLNDDDIGDSCREDFLHKAISSHLQTCGSSIVVGSNPEKVNKIVRTLCLFLTPVERKCSRLCRSGSSFKYDTGLFVQGLLKDSTGSFVLPFRQVLYAPYPTTHIDVDINTVKQMPPCHEHSYNQRRYMRSELSALWKTDSEEEIAPDSVLHTDQAFTPDLNIFQDVLHQDTLVKSFIDETRLSSELCGSRLAQWEDEGLLIDVLFGTQVFMLRPGMSLRSSYLAQFLLLLHRKALTLLKYIEDET; encoded by the exons ATGTCCAGCAGCTGCCAGCCACAATCTCCTGCCGTGGCAAAGTCTGAAGTCGTGGTTGAAGGAGAATGCCCGCTGCTGGCTGCCACCTTCGCCTACTGGGACAACATTCTGGGCCCAAGGGTGCGCCACATCTGGACTCCTAAAGGTGACCAGGTGATGTTCCTCAGTGATGGGGAGGTCACATTTCTAGCCAATCACACGCTGAATGGAGAGATTCTGCGGAGCGCCGAGTGTGGTGCCATTGACGTGAAGTTCTTCGTCCTGGCAGAGAAGGGCGTTATTATCGTGTCTCTCATTTTTGACGGAGAGCTGAAGGGGGACAAGAACACATGTGCCCTGTCCATTATTCTGCCTCAGACAGAGCTGGCCTTTTACCTGCCCCTGCACGCCATCTGTGTGCTGAGGCTGAAGCACGTCATCCGCAGGGGCCGCATATGGATGCAGaag GGTTACAACATCATCTCTGTGTTGAGCCTGGAGATTGTTTCTATCATGGAGCTGTTGGCCTCTATGAAGACACACAGTGTGCCCGAAGAGATAGAt ATCACAGACTCTGTGCTGAACGACGACGACATCGGGGACAGCTGCCGCGAGGATTTCCTCCACAA GGCCATCAGTTCTCACCTGCAGACGTGCGGCTCTTCCATCGTCGTCGGCAGCAACCCGGAGAAAGTAAATAAG ATTGTACGAACTTTGTGCCTCTTCCTCACGCCTGTAGAAAGGAAGTGCTCCCGCTTGTGCAGATCCGGCTCTTCCTTCAAATACGACACAGGCCTGTTTGTTCAGGGTCTGCTGAAG GATTCCACGGGCAGCTTCGTCCTACCGTTCCGCCAAGTGCTCTACGCGCCTTACCCCACCACTCACATCGACGTGGACATCAACACGGTCAAACAGATGCCCCCGTGCCACGAGCACTCCTACAACCAGCGACGGTACATGCGATCTGAGCTGAGTGCGCTCTGGAAGAcggacagtgaggaggaaatAGCTCCAGACTCAGTTCTTCACACAGACCAAGCGTTCACTCCAGACCT GAATATATTTCAAGATGTTCTGCATCAAGACACGTTGGTGAAGTCTTTTATAGATGAG ACACGTCTCAGCAGTGAGCTTTGCGGCTCAAGGTTAGCACAGTGGGAGGATGAAGGCCTGCTAATTGACGTCCTGTTTGGTACCCAGGTGTTCATGCTGAGGCCTGGCATGTCCCTGCGGAGCTCCTATCTGGCCCAgttcctgctgctgctccacaGGAAGGCCCTCACGCTGCTCAAGTACATCGAGGACGAAAC CTGA
- the c9orf72 gene encoding guanine nucleotide exchange factor C9orf72 homolog isoform X4, protein MSSSCQPQSPAVAKSEVVVEGECPLLAATFAYWDNILGPRVRHIWTPKGDQVMFLSDGEVTFLANHTLNGEILRSAECGAIDVKFFVLAEKGVIIVSLIFDGELKGDKNTCALSIILPQTELAFYLPLHAICVLRLKHVIRRGRIWMQKGYNIISVLSLEIVSIMELLASMKTHSVPEEIDITDSVLNDDDIGDSCREDFLHKAISSHLQTCGSSIVVGSNPEKVNKIVRTLCLFLTPVERKCSRLCRSGSSFKYDTGLFVQGLLKDSTGSFVLPFRQVLYAPYPTTHIDVDINTVKQMPPCHEHSYNQRRYMRSELSALWKTDSEEEIAPDSVLHTDQAFTPDLNIFQDVLHQDTLVKSFIDEVFMLRPGMSLRSSYLAQFLLLLHRKALTLLKYIEDET, encoded by the exons ATGTCCAGCAGCTGCCAGCCACAATCTCCTGCCGTGGCAAAGTCTGAAGTCGTGGTTGAAGGAGAATGCCCGCTGCTGGCTGCCACCTTCGCCTACTGGGACAACATTCTGGGCCCAAGGGTGCGCCACATCTGGACTCCTAAAGGTGACCAGGTGATGTTCCTCAGTGATGGGGAGGTCACATTTCTAGCCAATCACACGCTGAATGGAGAGATTCTGCGGAGCGCCGAGTGTGGTGCCATTGACGTGAAGTTCTTCGTCCTGGCAGAGAAGGGCGTTATTATCGTGTCTCTCATTTTTGACGGAGAGCTGAAGGGGGACAAGAACACATGTGCCCTGTCCATTATTCTGCCTCAGACAGAGCTGGCCTTTTACCTGCCCCTGCACGCCATCTGTGTGCTGAGGCTGAAGCACGTCATCCGCAGGGGCCGCATATGGATGCAGaag GGTTACAACATCATCTCTGTGTTGAGCCTGGAGATTGTTTCTATCATGGAGCTGTTGGCCTCTATGAAGACACACAGTGTGCCCGAAGAGATAGAt ATCACAGACTCTGTGCTGAACGACGACGACATCGGGGACAGCTGCCGCGAGGATTTCCTCCACAA GGCCATCAGTTCTCACCTGCAGACGTGCGGCTCTTCCATCGTCGTCGGCAGCAACCCGGAGAAAGTAAATAAG ATTGTACGAACTTTGTGCCTCTTCCTCACGCCTGTAGAAAGGAAGTGCTCCCGCTTGTGCAGATCCGGCTCTTCCTTCAAATACGACACAGGCCTGTTTGTTCAGGGTCTGCTGAAG GATTCCACGGGCAGCTTCGTCCTACCGTTCCGCCAAGTGCTCTACGCGCCTTACCCCACCACTCACATCGACGTGGACATCAACACGGTCAAACAGATGCCCCCGTGCCACGAGCACTCCTACAACCAGCGACGGTACATGCGATCTGAGCTGAGTGCGCTCTGGAAGAcggacagtgaggaggaaatAGCTCCAGACTCAGTTCTTCACACAGACCAAGCGTTCACTCCAGACCT GAATATATTTCAAGATGTTCTGCATCAAGACACGTTGGTGAAGTCTTTTATAGATGAG GTGTTCATGCTGAGGCCTGGCATGTCCCTGCGGAGCTCCTATCTGGCCCAgttcctgctgctgctccacaGGAAGGCCCTCACGCTGCTCAAGTACATCGAGGACGAAAC CTGA